The sequence CGGGGAtcaaagtaggtaatattatgaacaTCCATCCTGAACTCTGAAACCTGGCAAGGCAAAATTACCAAATTATCTTTGCCATAATTCTGCAGGCGTACTATAGTGAAAGTCTAGCATATCGTACTAGAAGAACCAAGTGTGAATCGGTCACAGTGGGCTCGCATATTATCATCACCGTTTTAAGCCTAGACAAACCTGAATACTTCTGCTCCTCAGACACCAAGCTGACAGTTGAACAGTCCTGAATAAACCCCTCAGGCTTTAGTGCACCTACTCGTAGGTTGGAGCCTGAATTCGAGGTTGACTCAGTACTGGAATTCCGTCATCGTCAaactaaaagtttttttttctaataagaGATGGTGTTAGTCTTGCTCGAGTCACTTGGTGTTAGACTTATTTCGATCAAGTAAATATTGAGACAGTTTTAATGGTGATAGTTGGTgacgtaataataattacagaTTCAATTTTGCATTTTTGTTGTAAAGACCTACACCTACAAACCTTTTGACGTAAATATTTGCGTCATTTGATAAAGTGTATTTGGTATGCGTAGTGAAAAATCATCGCTGCTATGAATGACGAAAGAAATTTGGCCAAACTCCAGCTGAAGTAAACTATTCTAACTATTCACTTGTTGATGGGCAAAACTGCGTTCTAGATTTTATTAATAGCTTTAAACAGTGTATCACGATTATACTTGTGGGTTATATTGACGAATGTCCATCAtgtgtttaattatttttttgacatgcagaattaggtataataattgacaaatctataaaataaactaaaaaaataataatttaaaaactaaaataaattaaattaaatcttaaaCCTCATCAGACCACCGCAGCAAGGCATTGTGCctaagatgctggcagcattacccctttggatggccataCTAATTTTTTGCCCAAGGTAGCTGCTACTCTCCGATCCCAGATTAACTCGATAACCCTTTTCGcaatttcctcaaaaagagTTCGAGCCCCCATTCCCACGGGCGGCCCCAAGGTCACTACGCCAAAAGGCACAAAATGAGTGtgtttaatttgaatttgattttgaaaaattcagtcATTTATTCGTCTTTATGCAAATTTTATGTCCTAAACTATATGTACTCATGTTACTGGCACAATATAActataaatagtttttaaatctaACGTAACTACCTAGATAGACTTATCTACTACTAGATCTTAAATCCTAGCCTTTTATCTGACCTATTGcatttagaaataatattatagtaggtaggtaggttataaaaaacaataaaaaatacaattaataaatgttttttatttcaggATCAATTAATGGAAAGCATGGTATTGCTACAGGAAGCAACACACATTTTGAGAATAGAACCTTACATGAAAGAAGTTTTGGAGAATAAACTTCAAGAACTGTCTTCCTTATTAGATGAGACTAATCTTTgatacattatgatttttatatgtgtatgagatatttttataaaattccctTGTGTAACGCTTGAGTGTATAAGTGCTAAAACACTACGATAGGTTTATATATCacttagatatatatttttttaggagAGGAAgtataataaatcaataattaaGATGTGTACATTTATATATTGGATTTGTAACTATTAGTTCCATTATAAAGACACAATTAAAAGACAAAATTAATTACTACAAGTTAAAATTAGTTACTACTTAATTTCTTCTATAAACTTGATGTATTAAATGATTTTTTCTAGACTCAATTTTTATTCTTCACTTTTGcttattttctattttagaattcacAAATTGCTTCTTTCTTCGTTAATAACTATTCGTTCACTTATAGTAACTTCTAATCCTTGTGCTATGAATACTTTATCATTTTCTTCATCCGCTTTAAAGTCCAACTGTTCAACCTTCAAGGGAGTGACTTTAGTAGGTTTGGTTGTAGCTTCGTCAACTTTGGGTACACTCAATTCTAAGGTCTGTTTGTTTATGTGTAGAATATTTCTGACCACTCTCGATATTTTCCGGTTAGGTCGTGGACTGGCGACGACTACGAATATTTTTTCAACGTTGTTGTTTTGTAGGGATTGTTTCTTTTTTACGACCTAGAAAAAAACAGTGATAATAATAAGTCAAACTTGAAAAAATTATAACCTAGAAGTTGCTTGAAGCTCTTGTATCTACAGAAGAATTGATTGACTATGAAATTATTGTGTTCTGCAAACGTTCTAATATTATGCTGGGAAAGGCTAACATTGAAAAAAATCGTAGAAACTTAGAAAAggtatttttaacaattatacttattaattcCATTATTATTCGTATCTGAGCTAGTCTTGGCAttaaatcacactataatatcataaaggcgaaagcacgcgaaagtttgtgtgtatgtttgttactttttcacgcaaaaactactggacgggtttggctgaaatttgtaatatagatatattataccctggattaacacataggctactttttgtcccggaaaattaattagttcccacgggatttttaggaaacctatatctacgcgaataaagtcgcgggcatcagctagttatgaatatttataaaaattatcaacACATGTCACTATAATTTAGAATTTACCGTTGCGCAAGCACAGCACCATGTACCAAATTTGAACCATGCAACACCTGGGGTACGGTCCATGGCTCTTCTGAATCTAGTATTGGTGAACCCATAGATAAGTGGGTTAATCGCACAGTTTAGATACATTAGATAGCTTGCTATAAACCACATTATTTGATATCCCCCTTCCACCTAAAACAGAAGTAAAGAGAAATtacagaaaattattatttatagtaggtatgtgaTCAAACCAGAAATAAAGAGAATCGTAGGAGGGACTAGATTTACCGAAATAGCAAAaggggttgcgaagctgaagtggcttGTGACTTCTGCAACTACGCAACCCGGACAATGCACATAGTTCGAAGGAGTTAGAGAGAGTTCGAGAGAGAAGAGTAGGTATACCTTGGTGTCCCAcggtgctagaatggtgactCCACACCGGAAATCACAGTTTTAGAAGTCCTAGTGATTAGCCTGTATCTTAACTTAATTGTAACTTAGCTTGGCTTACTGTATTGTAATAAGTTACCTGTGCGAATCTGGGGTAtttaatactagcgacccgctagtattaaatacaatgctgaaggaGAAAACAAAAGTGGGCGATAATCCAGAAATATACGGAAAGTATAATGGACAGAAAAGAGAAGGATGAAAAAGAAGAAAGGTGAGTCAGACTGTGGCAGTAAATTATTActtctaaacaagtgtaaattaaaaatttataacacccccgacaagtgaaggttacagtaaccagaaaagagctgataactttcaaacggctgaactgattttcttatagaacactatcgatcaagccaattttcaaacaaaaaaaaactaaattgaaatcggttcattagtttaggagctacgatgccacagacagatacacagatacacacgtcaaacttataacacccctctttttaagtcgagggttaaaaagaaggTGTTTTAGTCCGATCCAGATGCCCATAAGGACTTCCCCTCCTACGGAACAAAAGCCACAAGAAACTTACCGCGTTGATCTCATTCGGCAGATTATTTCTCATATAAACCAAAGCAGTGTATGGTACCCTACATACCGCTGCTACTAGGAGTATACAAGCAGTTATTCTCATAGCTTTACCCCTAGCTTGTGTTATAGTCTGACCACCACCTCGTGATGATAGCTCTCGGGCACTTCTTTCCAATCTCCATATTATAGTGCCATACtgcaaatcacactaatattataatggcgaaagtttgtatgtgtgtgtgtgtgtgtgtgtgtatgtttgttactgcttcacgcaaaaactactggacggatttggctgaaatttggaatggagatagataatatcctggattagcacataggctactttttatcccggaaaatcaaagagttcccacgggatttcaaaaaacctaaatccacgcgggcgaagtcgcgggcatcggctagtgtataatacaagtgtaaattaaaaattcatgtcacccccgacaagtaaaggttacagtaactagaaaagaggtgataactttcaaacggctgaaccgattttcttggattatagttaagaacactctcgatcaagccacctttcaaacaaaaaaaaactaaattaaaatcggttcattcgcttaggcgctacgatgccacagacagatacacagatacacacgccaaacttataacacccctctttttgggtcgggggttaataaatactcTGATACATATGACATTGGATGAAAAGTTCAAATGAGAATTATGACATACCAAACAAAAATaaccatcaaaatcggttcatatttgacACAGAAagcgcgtaacaaacatacaaaacaaaagattataccctggattaatacataggctagtttttatcccggaaatcaatgagttcccacgggattaaaaaaaactaaatccacgcgaagtcgagggctagtaatatatacataaataatattaatgtataaGAGATGCACAGACAGTGAGTAACATAACTCCTAGTGGAATCCAAACAAGTAGTATGACGATGCAGTGCCAATAAATGGGAAGCATTTTCGGATCCTCATAACAAAACGTCTCCAAAAAATCCAGCCATTGGCGTTCCtgaaaagaaacaagtgtaaattaaaaatttataacacccccgacaagtgaaggttacagtaataactagaaaagagctgataactttcaaacggctgaaccgatttttttgaattatggctaagaacactctcgatcaagccacctttcaaacaaaaaaaaactaaattaaaatcggttcattagtttaggagctacgatgccacagatacacagatacacagatgcacacatacacacgtctaacttataacacccctcttttttggtcgggggttaaaaaatagaatatGATATGTGTAAATTGGAACCCAAACGTTCAAAATAAgaacaaaacaaaaagttacaaaattgcattggattgtgttaattAAGGTTAATATCTCACACttctcacactaatattataaaggcgaaagtttgtgtgtatgtgtgtatatgtgtgtgtgtgtgttgtgtgtgtatgtttgttactcctccacgcaaaaactactgacggatttggctgaaatttggaatgaagatagataatatcctggattagcacataggctactttttatcccggaaaatcaaagggttcccacgggatttcgataaacctaaattcaacagcggaaacgtttaagtgcggaaaccagcccagagagaagaagagagaagaagaaacctaaatccacgcggacgaagtcgcgggcgtcagttagtataataataaatttttgctagcgttttggtaTCCTGTGTATCTATAAAGAATATTAAACCCTCACAATAAATTTTCTCTCTATAATCCAAGGCAGAGACAATCCCATCGGTATGATCCACGAGGCAACAATAAGCTTGGGTGCTGCCTTTTTGGTGATTCTTGCTTCAGCGGTTAACGTTGCTGCGGCTAGTCTGTCATAACTGACTAACATGACGGCTGCTACACCAGCTAACAGTAGTGAtgctaaaaaaaataaaaaaataaaaagattcccACCAGTTGAGAACCTCCTACTTTTTTGAAGTCGCTTAAAAggtattagaatagaatagaatagaatggaatggaatgcaatggaatagaatagaatggaacGGAATGGAACGGAATGGAATGGAACGGAACGGAACGGAacggaatggaatggaatggaatagaatagaataggatagaatagaaaaatgtttattcgtTGATCCAACACATAttacacacaaatacacaataTACACAATGATAACATATTAACCACAGAAAAACAATAAACACAAGAATTAATttgatatttatgtaaatgagaTATTAAAAGCCTTTAAAGACTAGATAACTAATGAAATAGAAGAAGTTACAGTAGATAATAACCCAGAAAAGTTAGTTTTAGTTTTCACTGTAgacaattttacattttattttaatcttaaaCAAGCATATTGCAATCTCAGACAAGGTGGTCACCATGTGGTGGTAGATACAGTCGAAGAGCCAGAATAAGGATAATATTCTCAGATTCGGATCTGATAAGTGCGTAACcacttttatacaaaaatccTTATCTTGAAAAAATTTAGGTCCTTGAATATCTATAAACCTACTTAGTTGTAAAAATCGAcaccctgaaaaaaaattcatgaataattcaaaaactttttcttgtaataaataattatcgcACTAAGTAACCTTGCAAAAACCCTTCAAATCTGCACCCAAAGTTGTTCAAAACGAAGTTCTGATGGAAATCCCTCACAAGCATGAACCAGGGACAGAAAATTAGCGTGATCAAATCGATAAATGCCAAATTCCCGATTAGATAGTTGCTTGCTGTCCAAAGCCACTTGTTTTTCAGAAGGATGATTATGATGACTGAATTTAGGAATATGCCAGTAACGCCAACGATTAGCATTGCGGTTGTTTTCAATGCCACTTCTTTGGCCGGTTTGATGTGCCATAGTTTATTTGGGAACGGATACTGTGAGAGGTCCACCTAAAATATGAATTAGAGATAATGAATGTGGATTTAGGGTCAATTgtataaaataacaagtgtaaattaataatttataacactcccgacaagtgaaggttacagtaactagaaaagagctgataactttcaaacggctaaaccgattttcttggattatagctaagaacactctggatcaagccacctttcaaacaaaacaaactgaattaaaatcggttcattagtttagaagctacaatgccacatacagatacagatacacccatcaaacttataacacgcctctttttgggtagagGGTTAAAAAGGTAAAGTGGGTTGCCACAAGTATACTTATTTCCATAATATTAAAGGTAAAATTTTGGTGGAAAGTTAATAAATCCTGACTTAATTGCAACCCACTctactttttattaatatccaaagtttaacggtaaccaTAACACAAATGTAACCACCTGATATGCAACTGCTTTGATATAGCTCAATGGTCTATGAGGCGCGGCGATCGGTTTGCAGGATTGTGGTACTAACTCTTGGCATAGGAAAAGCtgtatagtatattatattatgatatttgaAGAGAAATAAAGGCAAATAAATACAGCTAATATTCTTGATAAACAGGCGTAAAAAACTATGTGCCCCGGGcacctataattattattagttatattaTTCTAGTTCTTCTAGGGATCTTCTGATTTTTGTTTGACCATGTAGAGAACATATGtttttatgaggcccatagttttTGACCACGCAGAGAACCTCCATCACCCGCTGACCCATAGCGGCCAAGTCTTGTAATCATATATTATCACtagcaacacgcactgttcgaagactttggtcttcaggCTTTCCAATAGGAGTGTAAGTACTTATACCAAAACTTACCTCAGGCTCGGATGTGTCATAATCCGTGCTCCAATTAATCAAAAAACTTGGTATTTGGTAATCAAACTCCACATTTCCATACATTTTAGCGTAATCCATCTCAGACAGGCTTATCGGCCATTTTGAAACACATTTTCCCGAGGTGAAAgctaaatgaaaatgaatattt comes from Maniola jurtina chromosome 17, ilManJurt1.1, whole genome shotgun sequence and encodes:
- the LOC123873672 gene encoding neuropeptide receptor 22, with amino-acid sequence MDYAKMYGNVEFDYQIPSFLINWSTDYDTSEPEVDLSQYPFPNKLWHIKPAKEVALKTTAMLIVGVTGIFLNSVIIIILLKNKWLWTASNYLIGNLAFIDLITLIFCPWFMLVRDFHQNFVLNNFGCRFEGFLQASLLLAGVAAVMLVSYDRLAAATLTAEARITKKAAPKLIVASWIIPMGLSLPWIIERKFIERQWLDFLETFCYEDPKMLPIYWHCIVILLVWIPLGVMLLTYGTIIWRLERSARELSSRGGGQTITQARGKAMRITACILLVAAVCRVPYTALVYMRNNLPNEINAVEGGYQIMWFIASYLMYLNCAINPLIYGFTNTRFRRAMDRTPGVAWFKFGTWCCACATVVKKKQSLQNNNVEKIFVVVASPRPNRKISRVVRNILHINKQTLELSVPKVDEATTKPTKVTPLKVEQLDFKADEENDKVFIAQGLEVTISERIVINEERSNL